taataaataaaataaaagtggtaATTAGAACCAGACATCAGTACCTGCTTCATCTTGGCCAGCTCTCGGCGTGTGTGCTCATCATTGCGCAGGTCTTTCTTGTTTCCAACCAGGATAATGGGAACGTTGGGACAGAAGTGTTTAACCTCTGGGGTCCACTTCTCTGGAATGTTTTCTATAAAAAGAATAACGATAAGTAAGCAATAAtcattgatcattttattttgtgtgtgcatgcctaGGTAAATTTGGTTGTCAGACCGATATTCAATGCAGAGCCATATTGCAGTAGAGGTGATGGATCTTtactatattacatttttttctccagttgttgaatacattttctagTGACAGGAAGCCACCAAAGCTCAATTAAAGGAAAAAGTGACAGAACTTTAAAACAAGTTTCTAGTGTTGTGTTTACACACTAAGACCAtccttttatctttttgtgCCTCTCTGTGTACGTCTCATTCACAACACAGGAAATGCTAATAACTACTTAAAGAATCCCACAAACTTATAGGACAGGCTGGTGCCATTTCTTTTGCAACCCACATTGTAAAGCTGAATGAAACTCTTGCATAAAGACCTTTGATGGTGCAGCAATTATCTTTAAATGCGTTAAACAACGATTCATCCAACATTTACaaactgatttaatttaaaatgtgagtCACTGCAAAACTAATTCTGCTTgtgaagacaaagaagaaaaatcacaaaGAGCCTCTGTATCTTAACTGAGCATGAAGTGTGAAAAGAAATCTGCCAGGCTTGGTCAGCAGAAACACTGCTTTAAACAGACACGTCTGAGGAACGGCCACGTAAAGCAATCTGAAATTACAAGCGTTGGCACAATAAgcctttgttttgttacatctGTAACTTCCTCTCATTTAATCCCTTATGATTCATGCCTAGCACTTTAATTATCTGCAGCTTTTATCACCTCATTTTATGCAAATCCATGTGATCACAGAAGTGTTGTTCATAATCAGGACAGAAAAGGCATGACTTGTTGTTTTACAGCGGGTCTGTTTGTGTAGCTGTGTCAGTGCAAATGTATCAGTTCAGTGGTATGAAGTCGCAACAGGACGAACTAACCACATACAGACCCCAGAAATAAGTTCCAATGAAAACGGAAAgatgggggggtgggggacTTTATGTCATGCATGaatatttgtctgtgtgtggtttgtACTCACCCAAGCTGTCAGGGCTGTCTATGGAGAAGCACATGAGGATGACGTCGGTGTCTGGATAGGAGAGAGGTCTCAGTCTGTCATAGTCCTCTTGACCCGCAGTATCCCAGAGCGCCAACtccacctgacacacacatccagggaggagggaaggacaaagggagggagagaagttAATACACCATGACCATCCTGATCAGCACAACTTCAACATTGAAGtcggcaacaaaaaaaacaccagataaTAAACAAGCCAGCCTCACCCTGAGCAGGACTagaaatacattaatacatcacAATAGCAAAACTAATGAGTTTAAGAAGGAAACCTTTCAAAATCCCTCTGTAATGCTGCTAAAATGTTCCTAAAAGTGGCCCTATTTTATAAACAGATATAGGAtcttatttaattaacaaaccAATGAcccttttttaaagtctgagtCATTTCATACTAGTGTCTAATTTGAATTACCACCTGCACACCAATTCTGTATTAATTCACGCTCACTGAACACTCTGGCACACATACGTGACGTATAGAAACCTCTCTGAGCGAGCAGACGGAAAAGCTAAATCGGGAAAGCAAACCACATTTGGGAAAGTGTGACACTTAACAAGAAGTAGCCAGCGTTCTCCTCAGCAGCACAGAGGGCTAGGAATCAAACAGCCAATAAAGACGCAACGTCCCACAATCCCATTAACCCAGAATGAGGTCAGGACATGTGGGTGTGTGACTGATGAGTGGGGCTGGGTGTTGCAGTTATCCAGAGCGCCATACATACAGAACCTGGAAGTCTCACTCCAGAtggaatttattttacaaattccAAATTTTTACAAGTATGGAAGACAGTCCTAAGCCTAAAATGTGCCGGTTCTGTGGGATATGAAAGGTTTGTGTCAATCAGGAAGGAACTTTATCATCAATTTGTCCATCTGTGTCCACATAGGACGTGTATTCACCGCtctagaataaaataaataagacaccTTGCTACCCCGAGGCACCACTTGGACATAACGTTAAATGGTGTGAGGACCGTAACATAAAAAGTTTATGAGAAGTTTATTCATATGAAAATGATTAAGGACAGAGAGATACTTTTGATACAGAATCACTGCCATTGCCTCACCTGTTTGCCATCCACCTCTATGTCGGCTACGTAGTTCTCGAACACAGTGGGGACGTAGACTTCAGGGAACTGGTCCTTGCTGAAGACGATCAGAAGGCAGGTCTTGCCACAAGCTCCATCCCCCACTATCACCAGCTTCTTACGGATGGCTGCCATCCCTGGAGgaagacacagaggaagaggaggatttGATCAATACACACAGagtcaaagacaaacaaaggaaACCAATCAAACGATCCTCCTGGCGAATACATAACGTGCAACATACGTGGGATGAAAGTAAGACTGTGTTGAGAAGTGTTGCTTAGTTACACCATGCAACACTATACATGACACATTTAACCACAGAACTGTAAAAAGGTGCGATCGACCTGACATTCAGAGTGTCTCAGGGGATTGTAAAGCGATAAATGGAATCTGTTATGGTCTTAACATTTGTGATGTATGTAATTTCCTTGAACTGGCTTGTTAGCCAAAAAAGCAGAGGACcgtatgtataaaatataataaggtaatcctttattaatcccacagcggggacatttgctggattacagcagcagagaggacggtgcaaacaagagacaaagtaaaaacaagatcaaaacaagtattataaataagtaatcacacagtaaagaataacaataagtaaaaactacacaataactaaaatataatcAGACAGAATAATTTAAGTATTGCACAGTAGATTGCACAGACTTTCTATATTGCACAGATATATATTATcattgttttgtatgtgtggtcTTCTGGGAGCAGAGTATTAATGGAAAACTAAACGCATAAAAACATCTTGTAACGTTTAGCACTGATATTCCATTTCTATGTCCTACACaccattttattaaataaggTAAAGGCTGCATAAATAAAGGCTGAAAAAATGAGCAAGCTTGTGCGAGCCTGATATTTCTTTcaagaaatgtatattttttttacgtcACTTTCTCTACAATGATAGCAATtcataaataataactaaatatCTTAAATGCTATTATcaattgtgttaaaatgatttatgatGATTAAGAATACAACCATCAGGGTAGACTACATGGGGAGATGGTGCTGTGTTAAGATTGCACAACATTTCTGTGCACATCCTGTCATCCTTACACAACATACAGGCGTCAACACAAAGGCGGTATTACGGCACATCGCAAGGGCGACTAGTTCAATGTAGCCGAGGTTCCACTAAATCATGACAGTAAAAGGCCCAACAGATGCGTCAGTGTTGGAGTGAGAGAACCATCTTGCCCAACAGAGTTAAGGGAAGTTGGGGGAAATGGGTGTCATGTAGCCTCGTGCCATTGGCTGAGAGCATCTTGGATCGCTCCATATTGGGAAATGCCACTTTACAGAAAGTCACCAACACAGGAACTCGGTCTAAATGTTGTGAAGTCTTTACAAATATTAAATTCCCCTCAGTTGTTTTCACCAACAACCACAACATACAACAGATGTTTCCCTTTATACAGGAACAGTAACTGTGTACAAAAGGCCACTTTATACACCTCATCTGTCATGGTGGCACTGCAGCAGAGAAGCCTTTTACACTAACACAGTCCATGTACTCACTAACTGCACAAGGACAACTGGACCCAATATAGAGAGGGTAATAAATCATATCACTGATGGGTTATTTGCTCCTTGGTCTGAAGAGGTGCAGCACTGTGCGGTGTCAATCACATTTCTCTACATTTCTGCTATCGCCATCACAGTGAGTCAGACGTAGGCGTGATAGAGGGCAAACTCCCGACACCTCTGCTGCGCTTTCTGAATTCATCAGCTGTTTTGAGCCGCAGTGTTCCTGGAAGTGTAACTAAAGCCAAGGTTAAAGGTTCAATTCCCTTCCCTGTGTCACTTCTGCCCCTTTGAAAAGATACCTGGGACATCAAGGGTTTTTAACTTCACTgctaaaatgtgtttaaatctCGAATGTGCTTTGCATGAGAAGATGGTGTCTTGCACCAGTCTGTCTTCCGTACCCTTGAATACgcttccccttttttttgtccattcaGCAGTTCGTATGCTACTGGCATTTTCCGCTACGGTTAACTGTGTGCTGCCTAAACGTTCTTTATCATCCGTCTGCATATTCAATCCTTTTCTAAACCACATCTGGACAGTAACATGTCCCACAAAAGACACCCGCTGTTGTTGCCCATTGCAGTCACATGTTACAGTAAGTAACTATAAAAGTGAATTAtaatacagacaaaaacactatGCTTAACATCTCAGCCTTTTCCCCCGTTAGTTTCTGACCCTAAAAAGCACCAAAGCACAGTGAGGTGCTGCATGCTTTCTAGAAATGGTAGATGAATACTCTAAGTAGGACAGCAGTGTCAAAAAAGATTAGACCATTCATTCCATGACttaaggaaaaaggaaaagacaaaaatgggGGCAGCTGTAGCCTCGAGGTGTCTGTACGGTCAATGCTTGAAACGTTTGACCAGCGGGTAAACTGGGTAAACAACAATGTGCCCTCCTTTCAACAAATGCTGTCTAGGCGCCTATAAGCAAGTCATTAAAGCCACCAATTATTCATTCAGAGCAGCTTATCAGGAGTCTTGAAATCAGTGATATAGAGCAGCATCTAGTTATCAATGACACTATCAGACTATAACcatctataaatatatacagtatctaAACCATTTCCCGGCTTCAAAAAAGGCAGGAAACACTTAACGGGGCACATTGAAACAAGACACAACAACAGGAGCGGCACAGTGTGCATAAAGGCAACACAACAGGAAAATCTCCATTAAGCACATGGAGACTGTTGTGTCTGAACTCTCGTCTCATGCCACAAATATCTCACATTAACTCTGtagtttcttttgtttcactgcTTTAAATAGGCTTTcctgtaaaaggaaaaaaaacatccaagatTTCCTTTATTGGCCAAATCATCCAGTCCTGTACCGGCCCAATATGAGCAGAACATTAAAACTACTGACTCGATGCTAAACGCACCAGCTAGTGCAGGGAAAGACTGACAGGAGATTATACAAAACAACTGGATGGAAATGGGGTGGATTCAAAGTAAAAGGCTGTTTATGCCGGCTATGCTGAAGGTCACAGTAACAACAAATGAAGTGCACGTCTGGTACTAAGATGGGGGGGGAAATCACATGAACAGAGTAGGATGGATGCAGAGAGAACAGGGAACACTCCTGTGGTATAAAGTCAATGACAATAGAAGGACAACAGGCAGAAGGGGAATCCTTCCTGTCGTTTTTGTGATTCACTTCATCCCCTGACTTTGATAAAACAAACTGCTGGACAAAGCCGCTCTGTAGCGACGCAACTGAATAAGTCACACAGATTTTCAAAAGCCGTTTGATACGTTTTGTCTTTCAATCATGTGTCCCGTGGAGATGTTTCAGGATCCTGTAAGCTGTCATTCAATCAAACTACGACAGACAGCAGACCTGCCAGTCAAACCCGCTCCTGCATCCACACAAGCAGGTTTCATCATCAACACAAAACTATTCTGCTGCGATTACGCTGAAACGGTGTTCGTGTTGCATTGCTTCCTCGTATGACACAGCTTTAAGATGCATTATTAAAATGGGTACTGTGTGCGTGATGATTCATCAGCATGTCCTTTAGAAAACCCCACACAGGCAACAGTTGCATCAAAAggcctgtgtgtgcatgtgtgtgtgtgtgtgtgtgtgtgtgtgtgtgtgtgtgtgtgtgtgtgtgtgtgtgtgtgtgtgtgtgtgtgtgtgtgtgtgtacggcaGGAAATACCCCACGCAGTCTTCAGAGAGGAACATTTGCCCCAGCTTAGCGTTGGTTGACGGACTGTCGAATGATGAATATTTCAGTTTCTCTCAGAAGCTTGGCAGGTGTTTTTCCTCTGCCACCAGACGTGCATTTATGTGGGCggcaaaaatgtgaattaacCCATTACTGTGAAAGGAACaggcaatactataactataattattctctctgtatttataagatttaattttagttattgtggattttctatttttcttacttacttttaAAACACTTGTTTTGTACCTTGTCTGCACTttatctctgctgctgtaatcctgtacattccCCCGccgcgggactaataaaggattatcttatcttatcttataataaaaacaattcagaaGTAAAACTAAATGGAGATCTATTGTGCCACGTTTGTGGTAATCAAAGCCAAGCCTAAAAAAGATCCTCGTCAATAAGCACAATCATTTCACAACACACAGTCTAATCCTTATAGGCATAACAAAGGACTGCTTAAATAAGTGGAGCATTAAgactatatataataataataataataataataataataatgaggaTATAATGTTAGTTAACAGCGTCAGGGGTGATAGTGGGTGctgcacataaataaatagtatattCTGATGGACTAGATGCTATTACGCCGTCTTTACTTTATCTGGGAAGagcaataaacaacaata
The sequence above is a segment of the Anoplopoma fimbria isolate UVic2021 breed Golden Eagle Sablefish chromosome 12, Afim_UVic_2022, whole genome shotgun sequence genome. Coding sequences within it:
- the rhoab gene encoding rho-related GTP-binding protein RhoA-B — its product is MAAIRKKLVIVGDGACGKTCLLIVFSKDQFPEVYVPTVFENYVADIEVDGKQVELALWDTAGQEDYDRLRPLSYPDTDVILMCFSIDSPDSLENIPEKWTPEVKHFCPNVPIILVGNKKDLRNDEHTRRELAKMKQEPVKAEEGRDMAGRIAAFGYMECSAKTKDGVREVFEMATRAALQARRGKKSNKCVVL